Below is a window of Comamonadaceae bacterium M7527 DNA.
GTTGCGGGTGGGCAAGTGTCGGTGTCATTCCCGGTGGTATAAATGCAACACATCAACAACACAGTTGAGCACAGGTGAAAACGGAAGCCTAAAGGCCTATGGCAAACATATTGGTAGTTGACGACGAGCACGGCATACGTGACTTGCTGATAGAAATTTTGGACGACGAAGGTCACAACGTGACCTCGGCGCAAAACGCAGGCGAGGCCAGAGCCGCGCGCAACAACGCGCGCCCTGACTTGGTGTTGCTGGACATCTGGATGCCAGACACCGACGGCGTGTCGCTGCTTAAAGAGTGGGCCAGCAATGGCCAGCTGGACATGCCTGTCATCATGATGAGCGGCCACGCCACGATAGAAACAGCGGTAGAAGCCACGCGCATTGGCGCGCTTGCGTTTCTGGAAAAACCCATCACCATGCAAAAACTGCTGCAAGCGGTAGAGCTGGGCCTGAACAAGAGCGCTGCCAAAAACACAGCAACCCAAGCCGTGGCTGACAGCACAGCACACCAGCCCGCGCCAAGTGCTGGCCTGATGCCAGACGCACTGGGACAACAAGCCAGCGCCAGCAGCCACTACCAGCCCTCGCATGCCGCCCACACCAGCGCCAGCGTGCAACACTTTGAGCTAGACAAGCCATTACGCGAAGCCCGCGATGACTTTGAGAAAGCCTACTTTGAGTTTCATCTGAGCGCCGAAGGCGGCTCCATGACCCGTGTGGCGGACAAAACCGGCCTAGAGCGCACCCACCTGTATCGCAAACTGAAGCAACTGGGTATTGATTTGTCAAAAGCCAAAAAAGGCATGCTGTAGCGCGGCCCCATGCTGGCAGTCATTTGCCACCAGCAGCTGGCTGCTTTGGCCCAGCCTGCCACACCCAACGTGATTCGGCGTTCACATAACCCCGAGACAAATATGAAAAACTCGGCACTCAAGCTCTAACCAGCACTGTTTTGCTGTTAAACTATTTAGCTTGGCCCGGTAGCTCAGTTGGTAGAGCAGCGGATTGAAAATCCGCGTGTCGATGGTTCGATTCCGTCCCAGGCCACCAAATACTCACCGTAGTCTTGCAAAAGGCTACGGTGTTTTTGTTTGTGCATCTCATTCTGCTAGTGCTGTGCAGTAGACGATGCACAAGCTAGCCAACACTCACCATTGCACACCAACCACCACCATTCGCTTGCGTGACGGTGAGCTAGTCATTTACAAACGCAGCCGCAGCTTGCAGTACCAATGTCGCTACAAGCTAAGCGACGGCACTTGGACAAGAGCTAGCACTGGCAAAGCAGCTCTGGAGCACGCCATTGCTCGCGCATGTGATATCTACGATGAATCACGCTATCGACAGCGTCTTGGTTTAGCACACCGTGCACACTCTGTTGCACAGATTGCAGCTGTTTGCTGTGCTGAGCTACGGCAGCAGATAGATGCAAAAGGCAAGAAGACTGCGCTCAACGACTACTTGAGCATCATCGAGCGTTACTTTGTGCCTTACTTTGGCGAACGCTTGCTTGAATCATTGACGCACACAGACATACGTGAGTTTGAGCTGTGGCGCGATAGGCCGCTGTCTAGAGCTCCAAAGACAAGCACGCTCAACAATTTCACAAGTGCTTGGAGCAGATTGACTGCAGTAGCTGTAGAGCGAGGCTACATCAGTGAGCGAGTACCACTGCCAAAGCCCACAAGCAAGGGCATGAAGGGCACTACACGAGCAGCATTCAGCGGCGACGAGATGACTGCACTGCTAGCGTTTATGGAGCAGTGGTGCAAGCAAGGTGTCAAAGCTGTTCAGCGTGAAATTCGCCCTTTGCTGCGCGACTATGTAGAGCTGCTGCTGTTTACTGGCATGAGGCACGGCACAGAGGCGATGAACATACGTTGGCGCGACATAGAGTGGCACACAAAGGATGGTGTGCGCTACTTGCGCATACACGTGAGTGGCAAAACTGGCAGCAGATGGTTGATTGCCAAACACGCAGCCGTCCATGCGCTGCAACGGCTGCACGCTAGACAAAGGGATGTTTGTGAGATGTCGTTTGAAACCCTGTTTGCAGCGCGAGTGCAACAACTGCTGTTCAGATACAGCGATGGACATCAGCCACACAGCTTGGTTGGCACGTTTCGCAAGCTGATGCGTGACAGTGGCATGCTCAAGAACACACAAGGGCAGAGTCGCACGCTGTACTCAATACGCCATACCTACGCCACGCTTGCACTGTTGGAGGGTAGTGCAGACATACACACACTCAGCAAGCAGCTTGGCAACAGTGCAGCGATGATTGAGAGGCACTACAGCAAGCTCACAGCGACTATGGCAGCTGAGAAGTTGGCTTGAAGCTGTCGTTTAAAACCACAACTCTAAGACGATCCTTCAAGCTGCTTCAAGTACTGGCGCACTTGGATAACACCGCGTTTGCTCAGACAGTAGTACTTCGCACGCTTGTCATGTCCATGTTGACGCTCTATGAGCTCAAGGCGCTCCAAGCGTTCCACGCTTCGCTTGAGTGTTGGCAAGGATGATTGGCACATCACATTTAAAGACTTGAGCATGAGCGCAGACGGATGAACGCGAAACAGTTCAAGCAGAACTGTTAACTCGTCACGTCTACTGACTGCCAAAACGCTTCGTTCAAACGATTGCGCTGACAAAACTCTTGCAGCTGTCTCAAAAAACATGCTGCGATGATGCAGTCATTTCATGGTCAAAGTAAAAACTAAATGCAAAAACAGTATTTCAATAAAAAACAAAACGTTAAAAGATTTTTATGCTGATACATCACTGTTTTCGGCGCTAAATATTGCTAGACGCTATGTTTACGAGCTTACGCTAGGCGCTGTTTTTAGAACGACTTAGCAATGAAAAAAATCAAATTTACCTTTGGAGCAAAGCTCGCTCTTGTGTCTGCTGTTGTTGGTTTTGGTGCCTCAGTGTTCTTTCTAATAAAAGAGATCACTAGAGGTATGGCATGAACGAGCAGCGATTTGAGTCTTCAGACGAAATTGATCTAGGTAGGTTCTTTACTAACCTTTGGAGTAAACGGCTAGTCGTTGTTGTGTTTGTGGTTCTTGGCTTTGCTGTTGGTGGTGTGCAAGGACTCTTTTCGCAAGCAAGCTCATTCACCAACACGGTTGCTACTGTGCATGTCAAGCTGAACTTCAAAGGTGCAGAGCTTGGCGAGTATCCAAACGGCTCCAAGTACGCACCAACAGATGTGATTGCGAGCAAAGTGCTCTCAAGGGTGTATCGAGCAAACAGCCTGGATGACTACGACATTGAGTTGGAGGAGTTTGTATCTGCAGTCAACGCTTATCCGTGGATACCTAACCAAGCTGCAATGGACGCTAAGTACGCGGATCTTTTTAGTGAAAAAAAGCTAAGCGCACTTGATCGTCAAAAATTGGATGAGCAGTATCAACAAGAAACACGAAACAGCAATGGCAGATTTTTGATGCTGCAGTGGAGTGGAGACTCAGCTGCAAAAGTGTCCAAAGCGGTTGCACAGAAAGTGTTGGCAGATATTCCTAAGCAGTGGGCTTCTGTGAGTATTCAAGAGTACGGCGTGTTGGATCTTGAGGTTGTAGTGCCAAGCAAGTTGGATCAGTATCTACTTGATACTGCTGAGTACATCGTCGTTGGTGACTACCTACGCGACTTTGCGAGACAATTAAAAGTGGCTGCACTTGCGTTACAGCAAGATGCTGTCGTAGCAGTTTTAAAAGACGAACAAACTCAAAGCACAGTTGGTGATGTTGGCAAGCTCATACTGAACTTAGAAAACTTTCACTTGAGTACGCTGCAGCGAACGTTCCTCATTGCGCCGCCACGATCTAACGCTGAGGCGGCAAGTTTGTACTTGAGCAGTCGACAACGAGAGTTAGAAGAAAAAATTGCAGAAGCCGAGCGCAAGTCTGACGTGATCAATCGCGTCTACCGCGAGTACACGGACAGTGCTGAGACGAAGTCGGCGAGTACTCAAAATGCTGCAGACAAAAATGGCAATTTATCGCCTCAAATTGGCGACGACTTCTTGACAAAACTTATGCGTATTGGCGACGAACTATCTGATGCGAAGTACAAGCAAGACTTGCTGAAGGAGCGCAAAGAGTTGTCTTTTGAAGCCGCTGAGCTTGCAACTGAAAAGCAGCGTATTGAAGCTATTGTTGATGCATTGAGCCAGCCGCGCAGCGTGCAAGTTATCAGTAATCGTGAGGCACTAGACAAGAGCGTTAGCTACGTGGTGTCTGAGCTCTCAAACTATGCACAGACATTGGACAGAATCAATCTTATGGCACGTGCTGCAAAGCTAGGGAAAGTTGGCTCGTTGTACGAAGTCATCAGAGCGCCACAAGTGAGCAGTAGCAGCGTTGATGCGCTAAAAGCTGCGGTGAAGAATGCGTTGTTTGGTTTGCTTGGTGGTTTGTTTCTTGGAATATTCGTAGCGTTTATTCGCGTTGTGTTGCAAGAGGCACGCTCGCCAAAGTCGTCATCAAACCATGTCGTTGCTGTGTAGCGTGCCAAAGTCCAAATAAAAAGCCACTAGTGTTGAGCTAGTGGCTTTTTTGTTGTCTGACTAGGACTACTTGCTAGCAGCTTGTTTGATGCTGTTGAGTGCTGCTCTCGCAGCTGCATTGCCGCGCTGCACTTTTAGCATCAAACGCTGCAAGCTGAACATCACATTCCTAAACGAGCCATTGTTGCCACTGATGGCAGCTAACAGTTGACTGTCGTTTAAAACCACTTCTGCATCGCTTGCCATGCGTCGAGCGATTGGCAAAAACTCAGCATCTGCTGCTGCGTTCATCTCTATCAACACGCATCTATCCTTCAAACCCTTGTCTAACGCTGCGATGTTGTTGGTGGTGAGGATGAACACAGCACGCTTGTTGTTGAGCACTGTTTTCATGCTGCCTTGTGCGAGCTTGCTCAAGTTATCCACCTCATCAAAAATCAAGTAGTGCAAACCACTCGCATTCAAAGATTGCACGTTCATCATCTTTTTCACAGACTCCATAATCGTCGTGTTTGTATGCCCTTGCTGACAGCCAAAAAACTCAGCCTCCATTGCCAACGTGTCTTGTGTCTTGCCAAATTCGATAGCAGAAGGTAGCAAGCGTGCAAGCGTTGTCTTACCACTGCCAAATGTGCCATACAGCAAAATGCCACTCTTGCCTTCGTATGGAAAAGGTAAGCTGCCACTGACAATGTCTTCAATCAGTTCGCGTGATTCGTCGTTTCCAAAGACAATTTCGTCGATGGTGGTAGGGGTATATTCAAATTTGTTCATGTTTGTCTTTCGTTTGTTGATTTGTTGGTTGGTTATGTTTAAGCTGCTAGCTTGAAAGCTTCAGCGTTTTCGCTGTACATCGACAGCAGTGCAGCGTTCAGTGCAGTCGCTGAGCGAACGATTGACTTGATTGCAAAGCTGCCATCTGCTTGCTGCTCTGCAATCAGCACACACTCTTCGCCAACATAGTTGCTGTCGCTCATTTCACTCAGCTGTTTAGAGCTAACGCTTCCAAGTATTGGCATGCTTGAGATATGTTCTTGCATCATTTCTGCTTTGATTTTTGGACTGATGTACGTGGCACTCTTTGACAAGCGAACTTCTTGTATGCCACCACGCTGTTCAATCCAATCTGCCAAAGCACTTGGCAATACACCTTCCTTCTGTGCACTTCGCAGCACAAGCGAGTACGTGCTAACACGTCGTCTGTCTACATCGCCAAATACTGCTTTAACGATACGTGTCATCAGTGGACTTTCACGTTTAACGACTAGCTTGCGTTCCTTTAAAAACGCTTGCAGTTCATTGGCACGCTGCTTCGCAGCAGACACCTCCAAAGGAGCTCCATAAGACAAGCAGTCAGCAAGTACGCTATACAGCTGTTGGTTGCTTGTGCGAAAAGCGTTGTTTTGCCATTGCGTGCGTTTGTTCTCCATTGCTTGCAGTGAAGCTGCAGCTGTCATGTCAAATGCTGCCTCATTGGTAGCTGTTGCTGAAGTGTGTGTGTCGTTTGAAACGACAGCTGATTTGGTGGTAACTTGCATAAAAATCTCCAAAATATCGTGTAAAAAATTATCGTTTGCATTATTGCTTGCGATGTAATAATTATATTAAAATCAACGTTTTACAGCCATAAACGTCTTACGTGCTAGTATTAGATGTTAAGAATATGAGAAGATATTTTTCAGCACCAACTCCACGCTTTGGTAAGCAAAGCAGTCGTTTGTCGATTGGTAATCAGCAGCGCAGCCCTTACTATTGGTGGTGGCAGTACTTGCGTCGTAACGCTGACTACATAGCGTGCTGTGAGCGTGGTGGCAAAGGTAAGCTTGCAAAGCTCTACGCTGACTTTGGTGACGTTCGAAACGACAACTTCCACGAGTGGTGGACAAGTAACGATAGGGGAGTAACGCTATTCGCTGAGCAACATTTGGCAGTGCGTTTTGGCGAGTTGGCAAGCGCTGAGCAGTGGCAAGCTAGTTGGCACGCTGATGATGTGCTTGTGGTGGCTGTACCTTTGGAGATGAGCAAGCGTTCTATCAAGTCTGCGTTCGGCAAGCTATTAGATAAACGACACACAGACGTTAAACGTGGACGTCCATCTATTGCAAAGCTGAAAGAACACAGTACTGCTCTATATGCGCTAGAGCGCAACTACACCATTAATGGTTTGCAAAACACATTGGCTGTTTATGACTTGTGGATAGACAATCAAGCACGCAGCAAAGCAGATAAATTGGCACTGTGGCAAATAGCTGCAGAGCTGAAGCTAAACAGAGCTGCAATCAAAGACGCGACGAGTGACGATAGTGGCGATAGATTGAGTGGACGTAACACGCTTGGGGCTACTGTGCACCGCTATGTCACGCAAGCCAAGCGCATCATTGGCAATACAGCAAAGGGCAAGTTCCCCTTGTCGTAGCTGTGTCGTTTTAAACCACGCTCAAACCAACTCGACAGCTCTGCGCTTCACATCATCATTGACAGTGATGTAACGCTGTGTGGTTGCAATGCTCTTGTGACCAGCAAGTGAAGCAAGCACAAACACGCTGACACCTTGACTTGCGAGTGACGTTAAAAACGTCTTGCGTCCACTGTGACTGCTTGCACCTTTGATGCCAGCAGCTTTGAACAACCAGTAAAAGTGCTGTGACAGCACGTTGGCGCTGAATCCCTTGCGTGCACCACTGTAAGTTGTGAACAGTGCTTGCTCCTCCTCGTACCACTTGCGCGAGTTGATGTAGCACTGCAGTTCCTCTTGCAGTCGTGTGCTCACATACACAGTGCGTGCATGGTTGTGTTTGACGCGGTGAGCACCTAGATATATTTCTGCTCGAACCGTGCCGTTCGCATCGCGTACATCACACAGCTTCAAGTCTGCCACCTCGCTCACACGCAAACCACTCATCACCATCATCAACAGCATCGCTCTATCGCGTGCTGCAAACTTGCGTGTGCTGATGTAGTCGAGTGTGTGCGCAAGTTCCGCGCTGGTTAGTGATTTAGCTGCAGCCATTTGTGTTCCTCAAAGATTTTCAGTGTTGTTAGTGTGTTTTCATTGCCAGTGTTTGAGCAACCAAGTCCGTTCAATTTGGCGGTGCTTTGATGAGTTGTAGGTTTTCAACGCACTAGCACTTGGTTCACGAACTTTGTGTGTTCTCTTTGGCTGTGTATTTAGCTGAACGCTGCTGCGCTCTGCAAGCGTTTTGATATATGTGCTGCTGCTCAGCTCTTCATGCACCTCTTTTATGCGCTTAGACGAAGGATTTGACGTGTTTGCGTGTTGTGCTCGCTGTGCTCACAAATTCATCTGCAGCTCAAATATTTCTGCTGCGCAAAAAGTTGCGGTGAAGTACTTACAGAAGTGAGGTGGTGATTTGCACTCGGTGCTGTTTGTGAAGTGCTTACACTTCATTGGCAAGTAAGAGCAAGCAGCTGCTTGCTAGCAGTTCGCTCGTCGCTCTCTGCTGTGCTCTTCTGTCTTTTGACATGACTGTTTTGGAAATGTTTCGAGCAAACGACGGCTATGTCGCACAGTGTGCGAACAGTAGCTGTCGTTGTAGTCTGTTCCGTATAAAGTCCGTCGCAGTACAAGCATGAGTGAGTTTGACGGAAGACGTATGTATTAAAACTTCCAAACTGCTTCAGCATTGGTTTGCTTTGCAGATACTCAGCGGCACTCTCGTTCTACACAGCCTTCATGCCAACTGTGTAGTGATTGCAAAGTCATTAGCCGTCATATTTCCCTTTGCGTTTTTAGCCTTTGATAGCGCAGTGCTTTATCTGCGTGGTGTTGCCTTGGTGTTTGCCTTAGTGTTTGTTCTGTCTGTGCTGCCTGAACAATCGCTTGTTAGCTCGTGTGCAGATGTTGAGCACTTGGTAGGCACGCTTGTCGCTCAGTCGCGCTCGTTTGCGTTTGTTCTGGATGCACTTGAGGTAGTCGCCGAGTACCGTAGCTTGCTTACTGTCTATAAGCTCAAGCTGCGCATGCTCTGCGTGAATGCCAAGTGTTCGCTTCGCAGCTGCTTGTGCTTTAAGGAGTAGTGCGTCTGTCGTTGCAAACGTCGCTGCAGCTAAGCCTCTTTGCTTTAGCCACGCATCAGTTGCTTCAGTGTCACGCAATGCACTTACTCGAATTTGATATTGCTGTTCTTGTTTGTTCATGCAAGTATTTAGCATCTGCCAAACAAAACCTTGGCGAAACTGAAGCGTTGTTTGGCAATAAGTGCTGCAGTGCAGTGCAGTGCATGTGTGGCACTTTGACGCTCATCGCCTTTTTCGGTTGCTCAAGTTGTGGTGGTGACAACACACTAGCTGTATTGCAACTGCATAGGAACACAGCAACATGACAGCAACACTTGGCACTCTAAAGCTCACAGCAGCACAAAAGCCCTCGCACGTAACTCCAATACAGCAGCGACGCAACAAACTGGCGAAGCGTTTGTTCGAGCAAGCTGAGTTGGCGAAAGCCCAACAACTCGGCTCAACATACAAACCAATCAAGTTCAAGACTGTTACGGACGCAGATGGTATGCGAAAGCAAGTGGAGCAGTACAAGACAGTGAAGGCGTGGTGGTTTACGGCAGACAACGGTAAGTTGGCACTGAGCGTGCGCTACGGTACAAAAGTGCTTGAGCTAGCAAAAGGCAGGTGGAGCGTTGAGGTAGCAAGCACACAAGAGCTTGTGCCAACGTTAGAGCTGATTAAAGCTGCGGTGCTAAACGGTGAGCTAGATGCTGCAATCGATGTTGCATCAGACAAATTGAAGCTTGGCTTTAAGCGTTGATGCAAGCGATGCAATCAAAGTCGCTCTGTAGATTGTCTTGTGCTGCGTTGATAAATACTCCATGCAGTACAAGGAATTCAAAACGACATCACAGAGCGCAGCGCAATCAAAGCCAGCTTCGTCTAGCAGTGATGCTGCCAGCAACACAAAGCAAGGCAGCAAGCAGCGTGCAGCCAAGCGTGCACGCACTACTGCAAAGACACAAACGCTTGCGCAGATGCGCATTCAGCATTTGCAAGACAAAGTCAAACACGCAAAGGCTGAGCTTGCGGCAGAGATTGCAGCGCAGCGTTTGGCGCTATCCAACAAGCAGCGTGAGCAAAAGCGTAGAGCACTACAGAGGCAGAGTCTGCAAGCTGTACAAGCTGCGAAGCGTGAGCAAGACTAAGTGTCTT
It encodes the following:
- a CDS encoding response regulator; this translates as MANILVVDDEHGIRDLLIEILDDEGHNVTSAQNAGEARAARNNARPDLVLLDIWMPDTDGVSLLKEWASNGQLDMPVIMMSGHATIETAVEATRIGALAFLEKPITMQKLLQAVELGLNKSAAKNTATQAVADSTAHQPAPSAGLMPDALGQQASASSHYQPSHAAHTSASVQHFELDKPLREARDDFEKAYFEFHLSAEGGSMTRVADKTGLERTHLYRKLKQLGIDLSKAKKGML
- a CDS encoding integrase; its protein translation is MHKLANTHHCTPTTTIRLRDGELVIYKRSRSLQYQCRYKLSDGTWTRASTGKAALEHAIARACDIYDESRYRQRLGLAHRAHSVAQIAAVCCAELRQQIDAKGKKTALNDYLSIIERYFVPYFGERLLESLTHTDIREFELWRDRPLSRAPKTSTLNNFTSAWSRLTAVAVERGYISERVPLPKPTSKGMKGTTRAAFSGDEMTALLAFMEQWCKQGVKAVQREIRPLLRDYVELLLFTGMRHGTEAMNIRWRDIEWHTKDGVRYLRIHVSGKTGSRWLIAKHAAVHALQRLHARQRDVCEMSFETLFAARVQQLLFRYSDGHQPHSLVGTFRKLMRDSGMLKNTQGQSRTLYSIRHTYATLALLEGSADIHTLSKQLGNSAAMIERHYSKLTATMAAEKLA
- a CDS encoding AAA family ATPase — translated: MNKFEYTPTTIDEIVFGNDESRELIEDIVSGSLPFPYEGKSGILLYGTFGSGKTTLARLLPSAIEFGKTQDTLAMEAEFFGCQQGHTNTTIMESVKKMMNVQSLNASGLHYLIFDEVDNLSKLAQGSMKTVLNNKRAVFILTTNNIAALDKGLKDRCVLIEMNAAADAEFLPIARRMASDAEVVLNDSQLLAAISGNNGSFRNVMFSLQRLMLKVQRGNAAARAALNSIKQAASK
- a CDS encoding site-specific integrase, giving the protein MAAAKSLTSAELAHTLDYISTRKFAARDRAMLLMMVMSGLRVSEVADLKLCDVRDANGTVRAEIYLGAHRVKHNHARTVYVSTRLQEELQCYINSRKWYEEEQALFTTYSGARKGFSANVLSQHFYWLFKAAGIKGASSHSGRKTFLTSLASQGVSVFVLASLAGHKSIATTQRYITVNDDVKRRAVELV